A single genomic interval of Megalobrama amblycephala isolate DHTTF-2021 linkage group LG17, ASM1881202v1, whole genome shotgun sequence harbors:
- the LOC125250918 gene encoding NACHT, LRR and PYD domains-containing protein 1 homolog gives MSGVSEPLQNHLKELKLKERNDCFFQDERHGMNVTGRLQEMIPVQGDMMDEHKNNKSVSAAAESIESFQSLVSPSGPDSPIHEQKSLLMYKAAFIHWSFHLSLSSLFSRLRISAPEPSEIDLHCQSCVHIVDSDQWVQVKPSVCTDEGGSKFRISTQAGRFECSRTRMRWVCSGDVILQYRAVDGHFLSAELERLQCERIGPVIDVTVISGKLEEAHLPHYACLAESDPSLKDAVKVLSFENEGITLESVELTRFHARILQPDFSPKTVLMKLGIPVKVHCDLLIFMTKKNPIILHVYFFPSDSIFAKRIKTEEKLSHQIKCSRPETPLQMMKQHSLEVPGASVQPKEIKLRGDIEPNFFQVKQTLVDDINMTLSRVDDQKSVWTATIWKELTDIKPNKPESTWFQNVQKHKTTQVPANFDKAQFFDKNWCDLIKYVKNVNAIADKLLQRQIIQDEIYSEITHPNSTSEESMRRICSVVRKGSVTVKEILISVLLEENPNLLNHLPLSDS, from the exons ATGTCTGGTGTGTCTGAACCCTTACAAAATCACCTCAAAGAACTCAAACTCAAAGAAAGAAATGACTGTTTCTTTCAAGATGAGAGACACGGTATGAATGtcactggacgactgcaggagatgatcCCGGTCCAGGGGGATATGATGGAcgagcacaaaaacaacaagaGTGTATCAGCTGCAGCAGAGAGTATTGAG agtttccagtctcttGTTTCCCCTTCTGGACCAGATTCCCCAATCCATGAACAAAAATCTCTGCTAATGTATAAAGCAG CTTTCATACATTGGTCATTTCATTTATCATTATCATCTCTGTTCTCTAGGCTGAGGATCTCTGCACCTGAACCTTCTGAAATTGATCTTCACTGTCAGTCTTGTGTTCACATTGTTGATAGTGATCAGTGGGTTCAGGTGAAGCCGTCAGTCTGTACAGATGAAGGAGGGTCAAAGTTCAGGATCAGCACTCAGGCGGGTCGATTCGAGTGCAGCAGGACCAGAATGCGATGGGTCTGTTCTGGTGACGTCATTCTCCAGTACCGTGCAGTGGATGGACATTTCCTCAGTGCGGAGCTGGAGAGGCTTCAGTGTGAGCGAATTGGTCCAGTGATTGATGTGACCGTGATCTCAGGGAAACTGGAGGAGGCCCATCTTCCTCATTACGCCTGTTTAGCAGAGTCTGACCCCTCTCTCAAAGATGCTGTAAAGGTCCTCAGTTTTGAAAATGAAGGAATAACCTTAGAATCAGTGGAGTTGACTCGTTTTCACGCCAGAATACTCCAACCAGATTTTTCTCCTAAAACAGTACTTATGAAACTAGGGATTCCAGTGAAAGTGCACTGTGATCTACTTATCTTTATGACAAAAAAGAACCCCATCATTCTCCATGTGTATTTTTTCCCATCCGATTCTATTTTTgcaaaaagaattaaaacagAGGAAAAGCTAAGTCATCAAATCAAGTGTTCAAGACCAGAAACCCCACTGCAGATGATGAAACAACACAGTCTTGAGGTTCCTGGTGCTTCTGTCCAACCCAAAGAGATCAAGCTAAGAGGTGACATCGAGCCAAACTTCTTTCAGGTCAAACAAACTCTGGTCGATGACATCAATATGACTCTCAGCCGTGTGGATGATCAGAAATCAGTATGGACTGCAACAATTTGGAAAGAATTAACcgacatcaaaccaaacaaaCCTGAATCTACTTGGtttcaaaatgtacaaaaacataaGACAACACAAGTGCCTGCCAACTTTGATAAAGCTcaattttttgataaaaactgGTGCGATCTAATTAAATACGTTAAGAATGTGAATGCCATTGCAGATAAACTGCTTCAGAGGCAAATCATTCAGGATGAAATATATTCTGAAATCACACATCCCAATTCAACCAGTGAGGAAAGCATGAGAAGGATCTGCAGCGTCGTGCGTAAAGGCAGTGTCACGGTGAAGGAAATTTTAATCTCCGTTCTTCTGGAAGAAAATCCCAACCTTTTAAATCATCTGCCTTTATCGGACTCTTAA
- the gpsm2 gene encoding LOW QUALITY PROTEIN: G-protein-signaling modulator 2 (The sequence of the model RefSeq protein was modified relative to this genomic sequence to represent the inferred CDS: deleted 2 bases in 2 codons) gives MAVSSAVVSMQNENRTFVHYRMEASCLDLALEGERLCKVGDYGAGVSFFEAAIQVGTEDLQVLSAIYSQLGNAYFHLQDYSKALEFHHHDLTLTRTTGDRLGEAKASGNLGNTLKVLGRFDEAVVCCQRHLDIARELGDKVGQARALYNFGNVYHAKGKSICWSGAEPGDFPEEVMTALRKAAELYEADLCIVKELGDRAAQGRTYGNLGNTYYLLGNFRDAVASHEQRLLIAKEFGDRSAERRAYCNLGNACIFLGEFERAAEHYRKALQLARQLKDLAVEAQACYSLGNTYTLLQDYERAIDYHLKHLIIAQDLNDRVGEGRACWSLGNAHTALGNHDQAMHFAEKHLEISKETGDRSGELTARMNVSDLQMVLGLSYSTNNSVLSENKEIDYNLHGARPRMSRRHSMENLELLKLTPDKINMNGQKWTSDILFKQSKSSMAKSSSKLSFVNRFRGKKHKLQSGSSKILQDTSNTREAQQNKHGSTDMLGDEGFFDLLSRFQSNRMDDQRCAIQDGRNHLSVNSSCSSPPTTPPTTIRKSFSESAATPGQEPFLRLLASAQGRRLDEQRAGTGNSLPGLRTISEHSSTSSRQMILSQVMASTDATEPDDQFFDMLVKCQGSRLDDQRCAPPLPSTRGPTVPDEDFFSLIMRSQAKRMDEQRVRCPPAADQTCTSELHMQK, from the exons ATGGCTGTGAGCAGTGCAGTGGTTAGCATGCAGAATGAGAACCGAACCTTTGTCCACTACAG GATGGAGGCATCCTGTTTGGACCTGGCTCTGGAGGGGGAGCGTCTGTGCAAGGTCGGGGATTATGGCGCCGGAGTTTCTTTTTTCGAGGCCGCCATACAGGTTGGCACAGAAGACTTGCAGGTTTTAAGTGCCATCTACAGTCAGCTGGGCAATGCCTACTTCCACTTGCAAGACTACAGTAAAGCTCTGGAGTTCCACCACCATGATCTTACACTTACTAG GACCACCGGGGATCGGCTTGGTGAGGCCAAAGCCAGCGGTAACCTGGGGAACACATTAAAGGTTTTGGGACGCTTTGATGAGGCAGTGGTCTGCTGCCAGAGGCATTTAGATATTGCCAGGGAATTGGGTGACAAG GTGGGGCAGGCGAGAGCACTTTATAATTTTGGAAATGTGTACCACGCCAAGGGAAAGAGCATCTGCTGGAGCGGAGCAGAACCTGGAGACTTCCCTGAGGAGGTCATGACAGCACTTAGAAAAGCTGCTGAATTA TACGA GGCGGATCTGTGTATTGTGAAGGAGCTTGGAGACAGAGCAGCACAGGGGAGAACTTATGGAAACCTGGGGAACACATACTACCTGCTAGGAAACTTCAGGGATGCAGTGGCTTCTCATGAACAG CGTCTGCTTATCGCTAAAGAGTTTGGTGACCGGTCTGCAGAGAGGAGAGCCTACTGCAATCTTGGAAACGCTTGCATATTCCTTGGGGAGTTTGAGAGGGCTGCAGAACATTACAG GAAGGCTCTGCAGTTGGCTCGGCAGCTGAAGGATCTGGCGGTGGAGGCTCAGGCCTGCTATAGTCTGGGTAACACATACACACTGCTGCAGGACTATGAGAGAGCTATCGACTACCATCTGAAACATCTCATCATCGCTCAGGACCTCAACGACAG GGTCGGTGAAGGCAGGGCCTGCTGGAGTTTGGGAAACGCACATACAGCACTAGGGAATCATGACCAGGCCATGCACTTTGCGGAGAAGCActtagaaatttcaaaagag ACTGGAGATCGTAGCGGTGAGCTCACTGCTCGCATGAACGTCTCTGATCTTCAGATGGTGCTCGGCCTCAGTTACAGCACAAACAATTCAGTCCTGTCAGAGAACAAAGAGATCGACTACAACCTGCATG GTGCCAGACCCAGGATGAGCAGACGGCACAGTATGGAGAACCTAGAGCTGCTGAAACTCACACCTGACAAGATCAACATGAAT GGTCAAAAGTGGACCAGTGACATTCTCTTCAAGCAGTCCAAATCCTCAATGGCCAAGTCATCCTCAAAGCTCTCGTTTGTCAATCGTTTCAGAGGAAAAAAGCACAAACTTCAGAGCGGCTCCAGCAAAATTTTGCAGGATACCAGCAACACACGGGAAGCTCAGCAGAACAAA CATGGAAGTACAGACATGTTAGGAGACGAGGGTTTCTTTGACTTACTGAGTCGTTTCCAGAGCAACAGGATGGATGACCAGCGGTGTGCCATACAGGACGGGAGGAACCATCTCTCTGTCAATTCTAGCTGCTCCTCTCCACCCACCACCCCTCCCACAACCATCAGGAAAT CATTCTCAGAGTCGGCTGCAACTCCAGGTCAGGAGCCGTTTCTCAGACTGTTGGCGAGTGCTCAGGGCAGGAGGCTGGACGAGCAGAGGGCAGGAACAGGAAACAGTCTGCCCGGTCTGCGCACCATATCCGAACACAGCAGCACTAGCAGCAGACAGATGATCCTCAGCCAGGTCATGGCCAGCACAGACGCCACCGAACCCGACGACCAGTTCTTTGACATGCTCGTCAAGTGTCAG GGGTCCCGTCTGGATGATCAGCGGTGTGCCCCTCCTTTGCCCTCCACCCGTGGCCCCACCGTCCCGGATGAAGACTTCTTCAGCCTCATCATGCGCTCACAGGCCAAGAGGATGGACGAGCAGAGAGTC CGCTGCCCTCCTGCCGCTGATCAAACATGCACTTCTGAACTTCATATGcagaaatga